From the Aspergillus puulaauensis MK2 DNA, chromosome 1, nearly complete sequence genome, the window TCAGATGACGAACCATGCGTCCAAGGTGCAGCATCTGCATATCGAATAACGGTGCCTAGCGAATTGAGCGATGATACCGAGTTTGACCGTGAACCGGAATCTTGATTAGATGAGGGACCGATGCGAACAAAATTGAGACTGGAAGTGTCGAAAGCGACATAATTAGGGCTGGACGGCGGCCCTAGAGGGACGACATTAGGGCTTGTGTTGCTTGACGAAACATTTCCTGAGCCAGAGGGTTGGCGCGAGACAGAATCTGGGGCAACTGTCTTGATAGTCGGCGCACTTTGAGGTAGAGTAGATTCTTCGTCCGAATATATAGCACCAGCTTCATCATTCTCCCGTAGACCAGATTGCTCGTCCTCGAGCAGTTTTGACTCCGGGAAAGAAGTCTTGCTTGAGCTGGGATCATCCTCCCACAGCTGTGGGGGCGTATTGGCGGCATCGAATGTCGAAGACAGATCCCAATCAGCAATTGAATGATCAACTACGCTGCTGTCTGCAAGTCCACTAATATCCGTCGAGTATGTTTCGGTTGATGCACTTGGACCTTCATCAATATGAAAGCGCGAGTCGGGGACAAATTCATGGCCTTTCCCGGGTCGCGGCAGAAGAATCTGTTCCGGCTTAGTCGGGTAAGGAGTAGCTGTATAGATGTGATGCCCTTCTTGCTCAGGGTGTTTGTCGCTGACAGCCCGCACGGATGCAGGTGGGGAACATTCATTTGTATGAGACGGTGTCCGTTCGTGAAGCGCTCTCCGTCGGGGAGACGAGTTGTTCGAACGCATGTTGTTGGAGTGACCATTAATTCATTATTGGGAGATACCAGCGGTAAAAGTCAAGACCGACGCAAGGAATGCAATTTCCAAAAAGGCAAAGTGTGTTGTTCAAAACAAGGGAGAATGGTAAAGGGatagaaaagaaatgaaagcCTCCGCAAGATATTATCAATTAGAGGTAATACAATAAGTACCGAAAAGAAGTGATGGGCAATGATCAAATGCCGCTTAATCTGAAGCGAACTAGAAAAAAGCAAGACAACAGGTTTGGCTTGTCTATGAAACAAACGATCAACACGTTGATGGTGATTGTTGActgttgttttgttgatGTGATTCGGTGAAAATTCTTGACACAGTGGTAAGGAATGCCTCGACAGTGACACAATTCGATGTGAAAAAGAGCGACGGTGTCCAACGGTTATGGGACAAAAGAGCGTAGATCCGACCGATAGCGAGAGGAGTACTGAATCCTGATACAGCCGAAGAGAATGAACGATTGCAAGAACGGTAAAAGAGCGTCTAACCGGAGAGCTGGGAGCACCGCTGGGAACTGTTTCTAAAAGAGCGACAAACGACAGAACGACTGGAGGGCTAAAAGCAAAGGGACACAATCTGAAACAGCGAGATACGCGCAATTATGTATTTGAGAACCTTTCGCCCTTCAGCCCAGGAGTTTCGTTGCGAAGCGGCGGTGAGTAGTGGAGGAACTAGACTCAAAAGGGACCAGGGGCCATGCAGAGGAGTCTGGAGCGCCGTTTAAAATTGCACGATTGGCGGATAAGACAAGACAAACGAAGCTCATCGCTTATTTTAGGAAGATGTCCGCTTCTCAATTTGCCAGTGGATTCGAGTTTAATTGCAGCGGtgcctcttcgtcatccGAGATCGAGGACCGAAGATCGCCAGTGCCTAAGAATATGCTTTGAACGGGTCGGACTCGACGGAGACCCCATTTTCATCTCTTGGATCTTGATTACCGCCGTGCCGGTTGTCTACCGAGGAAATTAAGGATCGCATCTTGACGAACTCGAGTTCTTTCCCTGCCGCTAGCGAAATAATTGCATTCAGCCCTGGGAGGTATCGCAATTCGAAGACAAAGCAGGGCATGAATTGACGCCCGGCTTCGAAATCAGGAGTGAGGACCAGGGTCCCATGGAGTTGGGCCGTCGGCCagtggaaagaaagaagagaaattgGAAATGCAAGGCACGGAGGTTGGACCCTCGGTCATACATACGGCGTGCATAAGTGACTTCTGCGCTGGAGGAATAACATTGCGCGAAGGCCAATCCATCCCAATCTCTGTATGCCGGATAAACCCATCACATTCCCAAACTTGGTTACGAGCGCCGTCTTCCACGAGGAGGCCAAATAAGGTGATGTGACAAGTCGCAATGGTGGAGTTCCCGAACCTGCTCGTGGGCATGCTGAGTTGCTGACTGCTGAGCAACAAGTTCAAGGAACCCGAAGCCCCGAACAGCAGTTCCAGGCTCTCGATCCACATGTCGTGGCTGAGTGCGCTAAGAACGGGCTCATAATTTCAAACGACCTCATTGGCGTTAACGAGAGGGAAATTGGCCCTGACGATCCAATAACAACCCAGTGTCAGGGGAAAGCACGTTTAAAGTCGAGAAATCATGCACGCTTAACCATTTGAAAGGCATCACGGAGCAGAAGGATTACTCCAAGACTGCCAACTCATCTTGAGTGGGCTCGGTGGAGTGCTTTGTTTGATGCCTGAGGGTGATCGCTTCATCCTCCCATGAGAAAGGAAATACGGAGCGATCATCGAAAAGGCATTCAGAACTTGAAGATTTCACCGTACAAAGTAGATCATCAGAAATCAGACATAACTGTAGATCACAGAGTATCAGATTCACGAGTTTTACCAATGATCGAGGGTACGGTCATAATACTCTGTAGTAATGCCGACTGCCGTCGCGACGTCGAGAGTCGTTTGTCGGGTCGATGAAGTCAAACGGAGATGGCGACCGACTTGGTGCCTTGTTATTCAGGCATTCAGGTGTGCGATCTTCCCTTTGTTCTGTTTCTTCCCACCTCAACAATAGGAGGATGTTCTTGGGTGTAGGTGTCAAGTTCATTCCACACACCAGGAATCTACATCAATTCTTTCATATCCTATCGCCCGATGTCACTATTGTCTTTTGGTAGTTAATATCCTATTCCCAACCCTCGTGTCTGAGCCCCTACTTTGTCCTTCTCTTCCGAGCACCGACTTCTGTCTGTGAGACGCGGAAATGGCCCCGGTTACTAGCCTCCTCGCTCACCTCAAGAGTCTTTATTCGCCAGAAGAGGGTAAGCTATTAGCATGCTTCCGAACATCAGCAACTGTTTCATGTTTACTAACCGAGAGACCTAGATAAGCCAGCTATTTCAACCCATGCGGCAGCTGGCATTTCGGTATGTTCTCTTGGCCTGTGTTTCTCGGCGCCTCTATAAAAATAGCACCACTATATGAACCCCTCTCGAAATGGAGAACTCAAAGAAAGGAGCTTCCTGTGAACTCGGCACCCAATGCCCCTcctcctgactcctgagccACACTGGGCAGCATTCCAATCATCAACCAACTGCTGATCCCTTTGGCTAGATCTGTCTGACCCTGATTTACGTGCTCCCTTTCTATATCTCACCAACAACGCGGCCGTCCGCCACTCTTAGCCGTGATGCTCCATCGGTGATCAGAGCCCGGATCAGGGTTGTAACGCTGTCTTGTATCGTTTGCAGCTTGGCTGTTCTATGTCTCATTGTTATTAAGGATGACTCCTCTGTCTTCGATGCCCTGAAGCTCCTGGGTTGGTGGCAAGTCAACTTCACGGACGTCTTTCGTAGCTTAATCTTGACTGCCATCCTATTCACTGGGCCACTTTTCGAGCGTGGAATTGCTGAGGGGGaatggaggagttggttcGGGAAAGCTCGGATCTCCGAGACGCTGGGCGGCTGGATTGGATGGAGAAATTATGTCGCTGTGAGTATGGCTCATAGGCTACATGTTTCGTCCGACTAACAATGAGATACAGGGTCCCATTACAGAGGAAGTCATGTTCCGATCAGCCATAATACCTCTACATATTCTTGCTCGGGTTAGTCCAGGGCGTATCGTTTGGACAGCTCCGTTGTATTTTGGTGTCGCCCACGTGCATCATTTCTATGAGTTTAGGTTGACTCATCCTGATACTTCAATCATCGCTGCGGCGCTTCGCTCTGCTTTTCAATTCGGATTTACAACTGTGTTTGGCTGGTATGCCACTTTCATCTATCTCCGAACGGGTTCTCTTATTGCTGTCATCATTATCCATACCTTTTGCAACTGGTGCGGGCTTCCTCGTCTGTGGGGAAGGGTTGAGGCGGCAGTTCCAATAGGGCCTACCCTCAGTCGAGGGAAGGAAGATTCTGACAGGAGCCTAGAATACTCCTATGACCAGCTCGGTATTGGATGGAGCGTCGCATATtatgtcctcctcgtctttggGGCTATTGGGTTCTGTTGCGCACTGTGGCCGTTGACAGAGTCTACACACGCTTTGGCAAATTTCGCCAGTTCGCGATGAAGTTGGGACCGtgttctttctctttggaGCTTTTTCCTGTCATCTCGCCGGCCCATGGAAACGCGGTGTGGGTTTCCGGCCTGGCAGGCCATTTGTACATACATCCTTAACAATAGTTAAGTAAACAGACTACACCTGGTATTTACGTGATGCACAAATAAATCTGCTTTAATTTAATAGCTCCACGTTCATTTTAAAATCTGTAATCTTCAGGCATTGATACTTTTCAGGTTATTTCCCCATGCGACGAAGCATGCATGGCCTTATCGCAATCTCTTATCTCCGGCTCGGCCTCGGACGGGAAACCCCGAAAGACAACTTTTCCTACATATGGCTTTCCAGTCAGCACAAGCTAAAACCTTTCCTCTGCAAGCGCAAATACATCCACTATAATAACAGGGTATCGACAGAATATCGATACTCTAATCGAGAAAATGAGACTACGAGTGATGAGCTGGCGGACCCTCGCCATACGACAAACTACAACCGGACCAACAAGAACGAAAGCCGCGACCCGATGTTTATCGAGCTCCAGTTGCCTCTCAATGCCACAGCGAATCCCCTTGGATATTCCGCCACCATTTCCTATTACCAAGAATTGCCCTGAACCGAAGTGCTCATGTCCTCCGACACCATCTATGCCCGAAGGGCAGCCGCTCGATTACGACCATCCGCTGAACGGGACAATGGCAGCCTACGCTCAACAAATAGTCATATGCACGGGACAAATGGATTGGACAAGTCGCATTGAGGATGACGGGAAAGACCAAGGCTGGGGGGAGCTTGTGAGAGGTTTAAAGGGTTTGATGGGCCGCGGTGGTCCATACGCCGATGTGAGTCGCTCCATACAGCACCAACCAATGCGCCAGCTGACCTCTGTTTCTTTTTGTAGCCTTTTAACAACATTTTGGTCACGAATTCCTCATTGCCACCTTCGCAGACGGGATCTTCTTCTACCAAtgcagcctcagccttccTTTTCCCTAGCTTTAAATACTTCCCTTTCATACCTACCAATGTCGGGGACTCACCGAGTCCAGGAGCCAACCTTTCAACCTTTGTGCAAGCATTCCTTCTTCCCACAAAACTCAGCCCGATGACAGAGAGCCTCCCCGAACCCCGGCATAGCGATTTACTCCGAAAGCCCGGGTTGGTATCCGAGTTCACCGACGCTGTGGATCTACATCATTCACCTGTTATCTTGATTTGCGGGCACGGCGGCCGTGATATGCGATGCGGAACAATGGCGCCTGTTCTAGAAGAGCAATTCCGGAAGGTCTTGGAATCAAAAGGACTATTCACCCAGGCAAGGAATGGCAGTGGTAGTATTGACAGTCCAGATCGTGCTCATGTCGGTCTAATCAGTCACGTCGGTGGACATAAATATGCTGGGAACGTGATCGTATATATTCCCAAAAACATGAAATACGAGAACTCGTCCGCTCCCCACCCGCTGGCCGGTAAGGGGATTTGGTATGGACGTATTGAACCCAAGCACGTTGAGGGGGTCGTAGAGGAAACTATCTTGAGGGGGAAGGTGGTGTCAGATCATTTTAGAGGTGGGATAGATCACGATGGGAGCATCCTTCGGCTATAGAATTGTTCTTAAACATGTCTCAAAAATTCATATTTGTTTTGGATGCTTTATGGTTCAacattatatattatatatatatatacatataatTTCCCTAGTATGGCCCGACACGAGGGACTAAACGGCCTATTCCTAGAATAAGATCATAACTCTGTTTTAAGATagaaaataatttttaaaattgCTATCTTGTTCAAGCTCATTTGCGGTGCACTACGCTTTGCTGAAATTGTGCTTCGTATCCCCGAAGCTTTGAAATTCATTGGCCGAGAACTCGGACCCTGCGGAGGCCCGATTGAGCCTAAGCTCATTTAAACTTTAAAACATCAGTCCCGAGGTCGCGGTCAACCCATCGAGCAATTTGTTTTAATTTCACTCAGATTTCAACCGTGTGCTTTTCTAGCGCCAGCTCCGGTGTATTTTCAACAGATAATGACAGTATGAGCAAACGAAAACTATGCAACACATCATCCGTTTCCGATTGAGCCCTGCCCGGGCGGCATTCGCGCTCCGGACACTGAAGCCATGCACGTCAACTTTCCAGCCTTCTCTGGGTTGCTCCCGCCGCGCCCTGGCGACTGCAACTGCAGCCGCAACCTCCAAGTCGAAAAAGCTCGATATATTGGCCATAGAGAATAAATGGAAGGCTAGATGGCAAGAAGACGACGCCACCATTGGTGCTGGCAACACTGTTGCAGGGACGGCTGATGAGAAGCCCAAGTCGTATATTCTTTCGATGTTTCCCTATCCGTCTGGTACGCTGCATATGGGTCATTTGCGAGTGTATACAATATCAGATGTGCTAGCGCGATTCTATCGGATGCGCGGCCATGATGTTTTGCATCCGATGGGGTGGGATGCCTTTGGGTTGCCGGCGGAGAATGCGGCGAATGAGCGCGGCGTGTCTCCTGCGGGATGGACGACGGACAATATTGCTAGGATGAAGGAGCAGTTACAGAGTATCTCTACCTCGTTTAATTGGGACCGGGTATGTTTTTGGGCCTTGGAAAATGATGCTATATTGAAAAGATCATCCGCTAATGAATGTCAATTTTCGTTGAGACATGACAGGAGCTCACGACTTGCTCGCCGGAATTCTACGAACATACCCAACGGATATTTTTGATGCTATATGAGAAAAGGCTTGCATATCAGGCTGAGGCCATGGTTAACTATGACCCGGTCGATAAGACGGTGTTGGCAAATGAACAGGTTGACGCCAACGGATATTCTTGGCGATCTGGCGCGAaagtcgagaagaagatgctGAAACAGTGGTTTTTCCGCATCACGGAATTCAAGGAACAGCTGTTGGAGGATCTCGACTCTCTTGCCGGTGGTTGGCCGGAGCGAGTACTGTCCATGCAACGGAATTGGTTAGGGAAATCGTACGGCGCGAAGATCAAGTTCCCTCTTGTTGTCGAGGGTGATAACGGAAAGAATTTCGATATCAACGTCTTCACTACAAGGCCGGACACCCTCTACGGAGTAGAATACGTCGCGCTCGCGCTTGATCATCCCATCGTCTTGGATGCAGCCAAGAAAGATGCAGCCCTACAAAAGTTCCTGGATGAGGCAGCGACGCTACCGGCGGACTCTAAAGTTGGATATAAGCTAGAGAACGCCGGCGTTACGAATCCCCTGCTTGTAATTGACAAAGAAAGCCCCCACCTCGCTCGTCGACTGCCGGTGTATGTAGCACCATACGTTCTTAGCGATTATGGAGAGGGCGCAGTCATGGGAGTGCCCGGTCACGATTCCCGAGACTTCTTGTTTTTCAAGGAAAACGCAAATCCCAGCTCGATTCCCGTCATTTTGAGAGCGGAGCAAGCATCTGCCACGGGTACCAATCCGGATGCAAGTGAGGTCCCTATTGACGAGGCGAAGCCTTTCACACAAGAGGGGTTTTTGAGCACAAGTTGCGGGAAATACCATGGCCTTCATTCGCGCGAAGCCGGGGATATGATCACCACAGACCTCAAGGCCACTGGTCGCGCTGACTTTGTTGAGCAATGGAGGTTACGGGATTGGCTGATCAGCCGCCAGCGTTATTGGGGAACCCCGATTCCTATAATTCACTGCAATGATTGCGGTCCTCAGCCTGTTCCAGTAGGCGACCTTCCGGTGAAGTTGCCCGACTTAGAGGGCAACTGGCTGAAAGAAAACCGGGGTAACCCTCTCGAGACATCCGAAGAGTGGATTTCTATCAATTGCCCGAGCTGCGGAGGTCAAGCAAGACGCGATACAGACACCATGGACACTTTTGTTGACTCCTCGTGGTACTACCTCCGTTTCTTAGATGCCGCGAATGAGCGGAAGCCTTTTTCTCCCGCAGTGGCGCGACCAGTCGACATCTACATTGGAGGTGTTGAGCACGCAATTCTGCATCTGCTCTATGCTCGCTTCATTTACAAATTTCTGTCTCAATCGGATCTCTTCCCGGAGATTGCTCGCACTGGTGACTTGGCGGTGCCGCCGGAGCCCTTCAAGACCCTTCTTTCCCAGGGGATGGTCCATGGTAAGACGTACACAGAACCATCTACCGGCCGCTTCTTACTTCCCGCTGAACTCGACCTCTCTAATCCGGATAAGCCTGTTATCAAAGAAACCGGTGCCACGCCCCATATGTCGTTCGAGAAAATGTCGAAGAGCAAACACAACGGCGTGGACCCGACAACGTGCGTCTCAAAGTATGGTGCTGATGCCACACGCGCGCATGTGCTTTTCTCGGCCCCTGTTAGTGAGGTCTTGGAGTGGGACGAGACAAAGATCGTCGGTATCGAGCGCTGGTTTAGCAGAGTCTGGAAACTCGTGGTGGACACAGAACAGAGCCTGAACTCATCCTCGTATAGGGTGCGACAAAAAGACTTATTAGCAGGCACCGGCCTCGCTGAGAGCCTGGAACCCTTACACGGTTTGACCGACAGTGATGCTGAGGCCATACTCTCCAGTCACCGAGCTGTTTGCTCCGTGACAAACTGCATTGAGGCGAATCCCTATGGGCTCAACACGGTCATCTCTGACCTGACGAAACTCACCAACTCACTCTTATCCTCGACTCCTGCCTCCCCGCATATCCTTTATCTCTCCGTTTCTTCCCTACTACACCTCCTGGCGCCTGTGGCTCCAGCATTGTCATCCGAATGTTGGGAAATCCTCCATTCATCCATTGTTGTAGAGAAGCCTCACTCTGAGTCCAAAATCCCCCCAATCCTCGACTGTCCGTGGCCAACACCTCCATTGACCACGGAACAGGCCGATATTTTATCAGCGCGCGGAGGACAGGTCGTGGCGGT encodes:
- the NAM2 gene encoding leucine--tRNA ligase NAM2 (COG:J;~EggNog:ENOG410PHW1;~InterPro:IPR013155,IPR009080,IPR025709,IPR001412, IPR014729,IPR009008,IPR015413,IPR002300,IPR002302;~PFAM:PF00133,PF08264,PF13603;~go_function: GO:0000166 - nucleotide binding [Evidence IEA];~go_function: GO:0002161 - aminoacyl-tRNA editing activity [Evidence IEA];~go_function: GO:0004812 - aminoacyl-tRNA ligase activity [Evidence IEA];~go_function: GO:0004823 - leucine-tRNA ligase activity [Evidence IEA];~go_function: GO:0005524 - ATP binding [Evidence IEA];~go_process: GO:0006418 - tRNA aminoacylation for protein translation [Evidence IEA];~go_process: GO:0006429 - leucyl-tRNA aminoacylation [Evidence IEA]), coding for MQHIIRFRLSPARAAFALRTLKPCTSTFQPSLGCSRRALATATAAATSKSKKLDILAIENKWKARWQEDDATIGAGNTVAGTADEKPKSYILSMFPYPSGTLHMGHLRVYTISDVLARFYRMRGHDVLHPMGWDAFGLPAENAANERGVSPAGWTTDNIARMKEQLQSISTSFNWDRELTTCSPEFYEHTQRIFLMLYEKRLAYQAEAMVNYDPVDKTVLANEQVDANGYSWRSGAKVEKKMLKQWFFRITEFKEQLLEDLDSLAGGWPERVLSMQRNWLGKSYGAKIKFPLVVEGDNGKNFDINVFTTRPDTLYGVEYVALALDHPIVLDAAKKDAALQKFLDEAATLPADSKVGYKLENAGVTNPLLVIDKESPHLARRLPVYVAPYVLSDYGEGAVMGVPGHDSRDFLFFKENANPSSIPVILRAEQASATGTNPDASEVPIDEAKPFTQEGFLSTSCGKYHGLHSREAGDMITTDLKATGRADFVEQWRLRDWLISRQRYWGTPIPIIHCNDCGPQPVPVGDLPVKLPDLEGNWLKENRGNPLETSEEWISINCPSCGGQARRDTDTMDTFVDSSWYYLRFLDAANERKPFSPAVARPVDIYIGGVEHAILHLLYARFIYKFLSQSDLFPEIARTGDLAVPPEPFKTLLSQGMVHGKTYTEPSTGRFLLPAELDLSNPDKPVIKETGATPHMSFEKMSKSKHNGVDPTTCVSKYGADATRAHVLFSAPVSEVLEWDETKIVGIERWFSRVWKLVVDTEQSLNSSSYRVRQKDLLAGTGLAESLEPLHGLTDSDAEAILSSHRAVCSVTNCIEANPYGLNTVISDLTKLTNSLLSSTPASPHILYLSVSSLLHLLAPVAPALSSECWEILHSSIVVEKPHSESKIPPILDCPWPTPPLTTEQADILSARGGQVVAVQINGKLRFTVTIPRMLSPTTMDSGVMEQDYIMTRILETEEGRLWLRERNDWEKRRRVIVVKGGKLVNIVF
- a CDS encoding sucrase/ferredoxin-like domain-containing protein (COG:O;~EggNog:ENOG410PFM3;~InterPro:IPR036249,IPR009737;~PFAM:PF06999), with the translated sequence MRLRVMSWRTLAIRQTTTGPTRTKAATRCLSSSSCLSMPQRIPLDIPPPFPITKNCPEPKCSCPPTPSMPEGQPLDYDHPLNGTMAAYAQQIVICTGQMDWTSRIEDDGKDQGWGELVRGLKGLMGRGGPYADPFNNILVTNSSLPPSQTGSSSTNAASAFLFPSFKYFPFIPTNVGDSPSPGANLSTFVQAFLLPTKLSPMTESLPEPRHSDLLRKPGLVSEFTDAVDLHHSPVILICGHGGRDMRCGTMAPVLEEQFRKVLESKGLFTQARNGSGSIDSPDRAHVGLISHVGGHKYAGNVIVYIPKNMKYENSSAPHPLAGKGIWYGRIEPKHVEGVVEETILRGKVVSDHFRGGIDHDGSILRL
- a CDS encoding CAAX prenyl protease RCE1 (BUSCO:EOG09263IMF;~COG:O;~EggNog:ENOG410PI47;~InterPro:IPR003675,IPR039731;~MEROPS:MER0004246;~PFAM:PF02517;~TransMembrane:5 (o24-47i68-88o108-127i231-255o302-322i);~go_component: GO:0016020 - membrane [Evidence IEA];~go_component: GO:0030176 - integral component of endoplasmic reticulum membrane [Evidence IEA];~go_function: GO:0004222 - metalloendopeptidase activity [Evidence IEA];~go_process: GO:0071586 - CAAX-box protein processing [Evidence IEA]) yields the protein MAPVTSLLAHLKSLYSPEEDKPAISTHAAAGISICLTLIYVLPFYISPTTRPSATLSRDAPSVIRARIRVVTLSCIVCSLAVLCLIVIKDDSSVFDALKLLGWWQVNFTDVFRSLILTAILFTGPLFERGIAEGEWRSWFGKARISETLGGWIGWRNYVAGPITEEVMFRSAIIPLHILARVSPGRIVWTAPLYFGVAHVHHFYEFRLTHPDTSIIAAALRSAFQFGFTTVFGWYATFIYLRTGSLIAVIIIHTFCNWCGLPRLWGRVEAAVPIGPTLSRGKEDSDRSLEYSYDQLGIGWSVAYYVLLVFGAIGFCCALWPLTESTHALANFASSR